In the genome of Osmerus mordax isolate fOsmMor3 chromosome 15, fOsmMor3.pri, whole genome shotgun sequence, one region contains:
- the psme2 gene encoding proteasome activator complex subunit 2, with protein MKSKVHNKEIDSTNARDCISFIYNLHLASRIFCAKMSKSPHLKVNSASTVMVDNFRQSLYHQAENLFSNYIPLKIVHLDNLLKEDALSITDLSSLQAPLDIPIPEPPTPEEEEMETDKNEEEEKKKKKAPKCGFIKGNEKIVMLLDRVKPEILALRETCITVSCWIQHLIPKIEDGNDFGVAIQEKILERLAAVKTKVDGFQTNINKYFSERGDAVAKASKDTHVMDYRSLVHEKDEAVFSEIRVILLDMRGFYAEFYDIISKNQEKVTNPKGEEKPSMY; from the exons ATGAAATCGAAAGTGCATAACAAGGAAATAGACAGCACGAACGCGAGAGACTGCATTAGTTTTATCTACAATTTGCACCTAGCAAGTCGAATCTTTTGCGCAAAAATGTCAAAATCACCTCATCTGAAAGTAAACAGTGCGAGCACAGTGATG GTTGACAATTTCCGTCAGTCTCTGTATCATCAG GCAGAAAACCTGTTTTCCAACTACATCCCCTTAAAGATTGTCCATTTGGACAACCTTCTCAAG GAGGATGCCCTTAGCATCACAGATCTCTCCTCACTCCAAGCCCCTTTAGATATCCCCATCCCAGAACCCCCCACTCCTGAGGAAGAG GAAATGGAAACCGACAAAAacgaagaggaggaaaagaagaagaaaaagg CTCCTAAATGTGGTTTCATCAAAGGAAATGAGAAGATTGTGATGCTGCTAGACAGGGTGAAACCCGAGATTCTGGCTTTGAGAGAGACCTGCATCACT GTATCATGTTGGATTCAGCATCTTATTCCCAAAATAGAAGATGGGAATGACTTTGGTGTTGCTATTCAG GAGAAGATTCTGGAGAGACTTGCTGCAGTGAAGACTAAAGTAGACGGTTTCCAGACCAACATTAACAA ATACTTCTCAGAGAGGGGTGATGCAGTGGCGAAAGCTTCCAAAGACACTCACGTG ATGGACTACCGCTCCCTGGTCCATGAGAAGGATGAGGCTGTGTTCTCTGAGATCAGAGTGATTCTGCTGGACATGCGTGGCTTCTAT GCTGAATtttatgacatcatcagcaaGAACCAGGAAAAGGTGACCAATccaaagggagaggagaagcctTCAATGTATTGA
- the lsm5 gene encoding U6 snRNA-associated Sm-like protein LSm5, whose translation MAATPATNPSQLLPLELVDKCIGSRIHIVMKNDKEIVGTLLGFDDFVNMVLEDVTEFEITPEGRRITKLDQILLNGNNITMLIPGGEGPEV comes from the exons ATGGCGGCCACACCAGCAACAAATCCATCACAGTTGCTCCCGCTTG AGCTTGTGGACAAATGCATTGGCTCACGTATACATATTGTCATGAAGAACGACAAAGAAATTGTAGGAACTTTATTGGGTTTCGATGATTTCGTCA ACATGGTGTTGGAGGATGTGACAGAATT TGAAATCACACCAGaagggagaagaataacaaaaCTGGACCAGATCCTGCTCAATGGCAACAACATTACCATG CTCATACCTGGAGGCGAAGGACCTGAAGTATGA